The Thalassotalea agarivorans region TGTAATGCTTTGACCATAGTTTAGTGGTGTATCGGGCAATACTTTTTGATTACCTTCTTTGATAAAGCTTTCAATCATCACTCCGCAAACGCCTGTTTGGCCTTGCGATATTTGCTCAGCAAGCGACTGCGCCACTAAAATTTGCTTGGTATGATCTTTAAAGCTATTGCCATGGCTACAATCAACCATAATGCGCGTGTTAATGTCAGCAAGCTTTAAAGCTTTAAAAGTACGCTCTACGTCTTCAGGATAAAAGTTTGGGCTTTTACCGCCACGAAGGATTACGTGGGCGTGTGGGTTACCGTGCGTTTGATAAATACACATTTGGCCTGATTTATCTGGCGAATAAAGTACATGAGGCACACTAGATGCTTTAATGGCATCAATTGCTATTTGGATGTTGCCATCAGTACCATTTTTGAAGCCCACAGGACAAGACAATGCCGAAGCAAGTTCTCTGTGCACCTGGCTCTCTGTTGTACGAGCACCGATAGCTCCCCAACTAATAAGATCTGAAATATATTGACCGGTGACCATATCGAGAAATTCTGTTGCCGCAGGCAGACCAAGCTTATTAATTTCAAGCAGTAATTTACGGGCCAGCACTAAGCCTTTGGCGACGTTAAATGACTTGTCTAAATCAGGATCACTTATTAAGCCTTTCCAACCAACAGTTGTGCGTGGCTTTTCAAAATAAACGCGCATGGTGATAAACAGTTTATCAGCATACTTTTCTTGTAGTGGCTTAAGGCGTTTTGCATAGTCAATTGCTGCGTCAACGTCATGGATTGAGCAAGGGCCTACAACAACTAATAAGCGATCGTCTTTACCAGTAATAATGTTTTCAATGGTCTTGCGACTCTCAAGAATAAAATTAGCCGTGTCTTCAGACAAAGGTATCTCTTGAGCCAACTGTGCTGGCGTCGCTAAATGATCAATTAACGAGGTTCTTAACTCGTCTGTTTTAATGCTCATGTAAGGCAGTGAGTCCTCTATGTACGTATACATTGATTAAGTTGCGCTAATATAGTGCAAATAGCGCCTAAATGAAATAAAACAGACGAATAAATCGATAGATTCAAGGGTTATATATAAGCAAGAATTGTTACCAGATATCAGAAATTAGTATTTATGACGTTTGATACCCGTTTCAGTTAGAATTTTGGCGCTTATTTCTTCAATACTCAAATGAGTAGTATTAAGGAATTTTAACCGTTCTTTTTTGTACAGCTTTTCGACTTCTCTAAGTTCCATTCTACATTGTCTTGCAGAGCTGTATTTGCTATTGGCCATCCGGCCACCACGTATTTCAATTAAGCGCTGTGCATCAATGGTTAAGCCAAATAACTTTTTCTTATGCGCTTTTAAAAAAGGGGGCAGGCGTAGCTCATCCATATCATCATCTGTAAACGGGTAGTTGGCTACTTTCACGCCGTATTGCAAAGCTAGGTAAAGGGAAGTCGGCGTTTTACCAGAGCGAGAGACTCCAACAAGTATAATATCGGCATGCTCATAGTTGTTTACGTTGGCGCCATCGTCATTAACAAGGGCATAATTAACTGCATCAATTCGGTGGTCGTAAGAGTTTTCGTGAATACTATGCGTCCTGTGTGTTTTTGGAACGGCTTGTATACCTAGTGCTTGTTCTAATGGCGATACAAAATGCTCTAGAAAATTATAAATAAGTGCATCGGAAGCGTCGATGATTTGCTTTAACTCCTCATCAACAAAGGTATAGAACACGATAGGCTTCTCGCCGGATTCTTTAAAGGCTTTATTGAGTTTGGTTTTTACTTCTTCAGCCTTTTCTTTGTTTTCAACAAATGAAATGGTGTGTTGGCTGAACGACATCGGGAACATAGACAACAATGCATGACCAAAAACTTCCGCGGTTATGGCGGTACCATCGGATATAAAAAAAGCTGATCTCATAAGGAGTTATACGTATATACGGTTGCGTGTAAACATATTAGCGCAAGCAAAAGTAAATAAAAATAGAATTTACACTGAAAATTTACAAAATGACTTTCAGTTTGCTGCGCTCGCGTTGTACAATTGCGCCGTCGTTTAAGTTTGGCGCTTGCGGCAAAATAAACTACATTGAAATAAACACGTAATCATTCCTATTGGAGAAATACGGTGCAGGAAAATATCCTTTGGTATCAGCAGCTTGGCATGAATGATGTTGAGCGCGTAGGTGGTAAAAACGCGTCTTTGGGCGAGATGATTTCAAATCTAGCTAACATGGGCGTACAAGTACCAGGTGGTTTTGCAACAACAGCACATGCGTTTAACGAGTTTTTAGAGCAAAGTGGTCTAAACGCAAAAATTT contains the following coding sequences:
- a CDS encoding 3-deoxy-7-phosphoheptulonate synthase, which translates into the protein MSIKTDELRTSLIDHLATPAQLAQEIPLSEDTANFILESRKTIENIITGKDDRLLVVVGPCSIHDVDAAIDYAKRLKPLQEKYADKLFITMRVYFEKPRTTVGWKGLISDPDLDKSFNVAKGLVLARKLLLEINKLGLPAATEFLDMVTGQYISDLISWGAIGARTTESQVHRELASALSCPVGFKNGTDGNIQIAIDAIKASSVPHVLYSPDKSGQMCIYQTHGNPHAHVILRGGKSPNFYPEDVERTFKALKLADINTRIMVDCSHGNSFKDHTKQILVAQSLAEQISQGQTGVCGVMIESFIKEGNQKVLPDTPLNYGQSITDACIDLEETEKLLATLATA
- the ppsR gene encoding posphoenolpyruvate synthetase regulatory kinase/phosphorylase PpsR, yielding MRSAFFISDGTAITAEVFGHALLSMFPMSFSQHTISFVENKEKAEEVKTKLNKAFKESGEKPIVFYTFVDEELKQIIDASDALIYNFLEHFVSPLEQALGIQAVPKTHRTHSIHENSYDHRIDAVNYALVNDDGANVNNYEHADIILVGVSRSGKTPTSLYLALQYGVKVANYPFTDDDMDELRLPPFLKAHKKKLFGLTIDAQRLIEIRGGRMANSKYSSARQCRMELREVEKLYKKERLKFLNTTHLSIEEISAKILTETGIKRHKY